GAAATCGTTTGCTATAAAGGAAATCCGGTATCCTATATTCTCGCTAAAAATCTTATTAAAGTAAAATATATCTCACTGGTAAACCTGGTGATGGATAAGCTGGTGGTAAAGGAGCTGATTCAGAATGATCTGACAGAGGCCAACCTGCTTCAGGAGCTGACTGCCTTACTGAAAGATGATAGCCGCCGTCGTGAGCTGGCAGCCGATTATGCCGCCTTGTGGCATAAACTGGGCGAAAAAGACGCTTCCCGCCGCGCCGCTACTGTGATCTGTGAATATGCACAGGAGCCCCGCTAACTACAAATAATGCAATCAAAATAAAGAAGGGATTTGCCACCGGCAAATCCCTTCTTGTTTAATGTCTTCTGATTAAACGATATATCACTATAATAATCGCTATGAAAAACAGGATGATACTGATCCGGTTCATGCCGTGCATCATCGCCACATAGCGGGTTTTAGGCGCGTTAGGGTCCTTTTTTCCTATATAGAAGTAACGTAAAATTTGTTTCCAGATACTTTTCATGCCCCAAAGATCGTAAAACTATTATTCCTTATTCCCCTGAGATTGTTATTTTTGAAGCTACCGAAATTCTATTCCATGAACATTAGCAAGATAGGTCGCTTCTTTACAGTGGTCTTTTTTTTAACGGGTTTTACTAAATCGATTTACTCGCAGGAAATTCAACTCAGCAAAGACTGGGAATTTGCCCGTGGTGATGAAAAAATATGGCGCCCCGCCACTGTTCCAGGTACGGTACACACCGACCTCCTGGCGCAGCACCTCATCCCCGATCCATTTAAAGGCACCAATGAAAAAAATGTACAATGGGTAGATAAAAAAGACTGGGAATACCGCACGAAAGTCAATGTAACCACTGAAATGCTACAGCAGGATGTGGTGGAAATTGAATTCAAAGGGCTGGATACTTATGCTGCTATATATGTCAATGATCAGCTGGTGAAAGAAACAGATAACATGTTTCTCGCTTATATCATCGACATAAAAAAATATTTGAAACAAGGGGGAAATACCCTGATGGTAAAATTCATGAGCCCCATCAAACATGATATGCCTTTCTTCCTGCGTGATCATGTGATTTATCCTGCGGGCAATGATGCATCAGATATTCCACTCAGCGTATATGCACGTAAAGCACCCTACCATTATGGCTGGGACTGGGGCCCAAGGCTCGTTACCAGCGGTATCTGGCGCCCGGTAATCTTGCGTGCATGGAGTAATGCCATCATTCGTGATGTGACGTATACAACCAGCTTACAAGGAAAGAAAGCGCATGTGGATATGAATATAACGGTGTCGGCTACACGTAGTGGAAAATATTCATTCAATCCATCATTTAAATTTGCAAACAAAGAAATTTTAACAGCTGTTCAGACACGTTTACTGAATGGTGTCAATATTCCGGTAACATCGCAGGCGGGCGATTTTAATGCTGCACTGTCATTTGACGTTGATGCACCGCAGCTCTGGTGGCCAAACGGCATGGGAGAACAAAATTTGTATGACGCCGCGGTAAGCCTGATAAAAGATAAAGCCGTTCTTTCTGCCAATAGCAAAAAAGTAGGTTTACGCAGCATAGAAGTAGTAAATCAACCCGATAGCGCTGGTGAAAGTTTTTACGTGAAAGTCAATGGCAGAGCCACTTTTATGAAAGGCGCCAACTATATTCCGCAAGACAATTTCCTGCCACGTGTAACGCCTGAAAAATATCAGCAGCTATTCCGCGACATGCAGGAAAGCAACTTCAATATGGTGCGTGTATGGGGCGGTGGTATTTATGAAGATGACCTGTTTTATGAGCTGGCAGATAAAACCGGTATGCTGGTATGGCAGGATTTCCTCTTCGCATGTACCCTGTACCCTGGCGATAAAAACTTCCTCGATAATGTAAAAGCAGAAGCAATTTACAATATCAACCGATTGAAAAGTCACCCGTCACTTGCATTATGGTGCGGCAATAATGAAGTAGGTGTTGCTATTAAAAACTGGGGCTGGAAAGACGGCTACGCCTATACGAATGAGCAATGGGCAAAACTTCAGCAGGATTATGATAAATTATTCAAAGAGCTCCTTCCTTCTCTTGTACATAAATATGATTCGGGTAGATTTTATTTCGCTTCTTCTCCAATCAGCAACTGGGGTACGAAAGAAGATTTCACCAAAGGCGATAACCACTACTGGGGCGTATGGCATGGCATGGAATGGTTCGAAGCCTTTAATGAGCGCATTCCACGTTTCATGAGTGAATATGGTTTTCAGTCTTTCCCTGGCCTGGAAACGATCGATAGCTTCGCTACCAAAGAAGATTACAACATCTTCTCCAATGTGATGCAGTCGCACCAGAAGAGCCCTGCCAAAGGCAATACGGCCATTAAAATTTACATGGACCACTATTATCAGCAGCCAAAAGATTTCCCTTCTTTTGTGTACCTGAGCCAGGTTTTACAGGCAGAAGGCATGAAAATGGCCATTGAGGCACACCGCAGAAATATGCCTTACTGCATGGGTACCTTATACTGGCAGCTCAACGATGTATGGCCGGGCCCAAGCTGGTCAGGGCGCGATTATTATGGCAGATGGAAAGCGCTGCAATACTATGCTAAACGTGCTTTTGAGCCGGTAATTCTGTCTACCGTTGAAGAAAACAAACAACTTAAAACTTACCTGATCACTGATGCGGTGAAAACCCAGGATGCTGTACTGGAAATGAAGGTCATGGACTTCTCCGGAAATAT
This window of the Chitinophaga sp. Cy-1792 genome carries:
- a CDS encoding DUF6728 family protein encodes the protein MKSIWKQILRYFYIGKKDPNAPKTRYVAMMHGMNRISIILFFIAIIIVIYRLIRRH
- a CDS encoding glycoside hydrolase family 2 protein encodes the protein MNISKIGRFFTVVFFLTGFTKSIYSQEIQLSKDWEFARGDEKIWRPATVPGTVHTDLLAQHLIPDPFKGTNEKNVQWVDKKDWEYRTKVNVTTEMLQQDVVEIEFKGLDTYAAIYVNDQLVKETDNMFLAYIIDIKKYLKQGGNTLMVKFMSPIKHDMPFFLRDHVIYPAGNDASDIPLSVYARKAPYHYGWDWGPRLVTSGIWRPVILRAWSNAIIRDVTYTTSLQGKKAHVDMNITVSATRSGKYSFNPSFKFANKEILTAVQTRLLNGVNIPVTSQAGDFNAALSFDVDAPQLWWPNGMGEQNLYDAAVSLIKDKAVLSANSKKVGLRSIEVVNQPDSAGESFYVKVNGRATFMKGANYIPQDNFLPRVTPEKYQQLFRDMQESNFNMVRVWGGGIYEDDLFYELADKTGMLVWQDFLFACTLYPGDKNFLDNVKAEAIYNINRLKSHPSLALWCGNNEVGVAIKNWGWKDGYAYTNEQWAKLQQDYDKLFKELLPSLVHKYDSGRFYFASSPISNWGTKEDFTKGDNHYWGVWHGMEWFEAFNERIPRFMSEYGFQSFPGLETIDSFATKEDYNIFSNVMQSHQKSPAKGNTAIKIYMDHYYQQPKDFPSFVYLSQVLQAEGMKMAIEAHRRNMPYCMGTLYWQLNDVWPGPSWSGRDYYGRWKALQYYAKRAFEPVILSTVEENKQLKTYLITDAVKTQDAVLEMKVMDFSGNIIWEKKTGKIKLQEDKSLLVNEIPVEEVLKGKDRKEVIFYAQLVINGNVKSPNIFYFAPAKDMNLPVPAISVLCKAGAEGEINLYIKSDKLARNIRLSLNGTTDHEHFQDNYFDLLPGQEKVVKLNTHRKPETIQPLVNVTSLVDSFKN